In the genome of Palaemon carinicauda isolate YSFRI2023 chromosome 20, ASM3689809v2, whole genome shotgun sequence, one region contains:
- the LOC137659499 gene encoding putative nuclease HARBI1 produces MCAKIKATKQKRMWGKEWLRRREDIGSHMTILRELKHGHEADFINYMRMDPNTFYKILSEVEPYIMKEDTNMRQSISAEARLYATLLFLSKGCSYRSLQYSTRISKQSLSAIIPETCKQIYEVLREDYLKTPSTPEEWKNVSNDFWRMWNFPNCLGAIDGKHIVIRQPPGSGSYFYNYKGTYSIILMAICDANSNFIYVDVGVNGRVSDGGVWASTSISQRIVNHTAGLPEDTKLPGSDKTLPFVFLADDAFPLQRHIMKPYPYQKQTTSERIFSYRLSRGRRTVENGFGMLANRFRVFLAPINLPPEKVDIMVLACTALHNFLRKD; encoded by the exons ATGTGTGCAAAGATAAAAGCAACAAAGCAGAAAAGGATGTGGGGTAAAGAGTGGTTACGAAGAAGAGAAGACATTGGAAGTCACATGACAATATTGCGGGAACTGAAACATGGTCATGAGGCAGATTTCATCAACTATATGAGAATGGACCCTAACACTTTTTATAAAATCTTATCGGAAGTGGAACCATATATAATGAAAGAAGATACCAACATGAGGCAAAGTATTTCAGCTGAAGCTCGACTGTATGCAACATTACTCTTTCTGTCAAAAGGATGCAGCTACAGATCACTACAATACAGCACAAGGATTTCCAAGCAGAGTTTGAGTGCAATAATTCCAGAAACCTGCAAACAAATCTATGAAGTCCTGAGGGAAGACTACCTTAAG ACGCCTTCAACACCAGAGGAATGGAAAAATGTGAGCAACGATTTTTGGAGAATGTGGAATTTCCCAAACTGCCTTGGAGCCATTGACGGCAAACATATTGTAATACGGCAGCCGCCTGGTAGTGGGTCCTATTTCTATAACTACAAAGGCACTTACAGTATCATTCTTATGGCTATATGTGATGCTAATTCAAATTTCATCTATGTAGATGTTGGTGTAAATGGACGGGTGTCTGACGGAGGTGTGTGGGCGAGCACCAGTATCAGTCAGCGTATTGTCAATCACACGGCCGGATTGCCAGAGGATACCAAGCTACCTGGGAGCGATAAAACCTTGCCATTTGTCTTTTTAGCAGACGATGCTTTTCCTTTGCAACGTCATATAATGAAGCCATATCCATACCAGAAACAAACTACAAGCGAAAGGATATTTTCATATCGACTCTCCAGAGGACGACGTACAGTGGAAAATGGATTTGGAATGCTTGCAAATAGATTCCGAGTGTTCCTTGCACCAATCAATTTACCCCCGGAAAAAGTTGACATAATGGTACTTGCATGTACTGCTCTCCACAACTTTTTACGGAAAGATTAA